Genomic DNA from Corylus avellana chromosome ca4, CavTom2PMs-1.0:
GGCGGTGTGATGATTGACACAGCCCCATATTCTATTGTGTCCACAATAAGTGTCATCAATGTCATGAGGCAAACAACTAGTACTTTAAAATCCATGCAGATGAGTACAGATTTCTTCACATTGGATGTCGAACCATGGATGTATTGACATTATGCGTTTGCACGATGCATTCTGATCCTAAAACTATTAGGAGATTTGATCAATTACTTTACTAATATATACTTTCTAAAATGATAAATAAGaaagattcttcttctttttaaggCATTAATGAGCCCGGTTTGCATTGGTCACCCTCTTCATAGTACCAGATGTTTGCTTTAATCTGTCCTCTGATTTCAAGATAAATGAAACAAGCAGATGAGTTTTCCTGTGTACACCATATGTAATCAATATCCTAAATATGAATACATAGAAACTGTGGTTTGCATAGAAGCACAGATACATGAATGTTGTCCCCGCATTGAGAAGGTACATTACTTAAACAATTATAGGACTTCAGAAACATGAAAACTAACCTCCGCTTTCTCTTCCTTTGAAGATCATTTGCCTTCAAATAGGCTCTGTCACGAAAATCTCTAGCTAGATCTTCATCCCCACCCTTCATTAGGCCGGCTAGAACTGCTGCAGCATGCTCTCTTACCTGAGCCAGAAATTAGCTTAATAAAGTTGAAAGCAACAAAATCCTACACCTTGCTTCAACATGGATCATACCACACCCAGTATTCAACATTACTTTTCCTTTAAGCACGAGGCCAGGAACTTAATACTATTTAGAGGGGGTTCTCCCAATGGTGAAGCcccaaaatttgaaactttcctCAAAAGAAAACTATTCTGCAAGGAACTTGCCTCCACTTGATTGTCTATGAGTAGCTTTTCCACAGTGCTCCAGATTTTATCTTTCTCCACACGTGAGAGAATGAAAGTATGCCTGTCACAAAGAGATTagacaattttattttcatgtgcATCAAAGCGAAAATTCCTCTTCAAGTCAGAACTGACACTACACAAGATATCATAAAAAGCAGAACAGGAAAAGGAAACTAGAAataaacaaagaacaaaaaggaccaaaaattttaatcttcctctataaatgacattttttttttttttttatgaataaacaAGGGGTGCAACATGAGGACTCcccaagaggtcacccatcaTGTATAAATGACATTTTATGAAGCACATATGCTCATGTGACAAAATATGGACACTCCTATATCTAACTTCCTGAAGCAAAAATTATCTGAGACATGACATTCCATACATATCAGGAAAAATCAACCCCCACCTccccccaaccaaaaaaaaaaagcaatacaaaaatgaaacaatAGAACAAAACCAAATCCATACCTATACATAAAAGTTCGGAGATAAGTCAGTGTCGCAGATCTAGTCCTCCAGTTAGAATCATTGGCTGAAGAAAGAATCACAGCTACAGCCTCCTGGAGATGAGGGTCCCAGAAAATCCTCCATTTTAATAGTTCAAAAGCTACCTTGGCCAATGTTGACAAATCTTTATTTGATGTTTCCTTCAGAAAGCAATGACATTTTTTCAGATATGAAGTCGTGATGCCCAACCTACTTGGCATCGTGATGCAAATCAAGACCAAAAAATGAATTCTCGAGCAGCTTGTTTCTGCTGTaaatatctcaaaaaaattgatatgcAATTGAAAAGAAACCCATTTAATTTTGTAGGAGTCATAGATGTTAAAGATCAGAAAGTGCCATCGACTTCATCCTAATATCTATATCACATATCACTATATAGTCTCCCCCGTCTGCATCATTTGTCTCCATGGAATTCTATCAATATTACTCCTGGTCAAGGAAAAATTAGTTCCAGATTTTCTCTCTGGCATAATGGTCAACACTAACCTTTTTAGTCTAAACTAAAAGGGATAGAAACAAGAACAATATCAAAAGCTTATGAATTTCAGAACCAAAGAGTAGTCTCCAAGGCAAATCAGACAAGAAATATGAACATAATCAAACAGGTACCGAACATACCTGCAAGGAAATTACAGGATAAAGAAGTCCCACGATCACATCTAGCAAACATGAAGATCTCCCAGACTTCAAAGACGAGATGATAAAATGGAATAGCTACGCACAATAGGAAAAATAGATTAATGAGTAAAAGAGTTTATTAGTTAAAGGAGATTCAATAGAAACTATTTCTAAAAATTAGTACCGTTTCCATCCATTTGACATCATCTTTTGAATCTCCATTCAAATGCCCATTTTGATCTCTCACATCTGTTGGGATCTCCGAATTGTCAGACTGACTGGTATTCTGAATATTCATTACCAGTTCAGATGCTCGTTCTATTAGAAACTGAACCCAACTTCCCTCTTTAAGTTGGTAATTAACATTACTATTTCCCCCTTCATGTGAATGATCAAGATCAGACGATGCATAAAGCCGAATGTTAGAGCACAAAACAGAAAGGGTAACACCTATAGCTTCCCTTACCTGTCCCACATAAAACATGCATCAAAAGTCAAGCATCaatatgagaaagaaaataataaaaactccTAAAATACAAGGATGAAGAATAAACTTatgattgttaatttttttcataacaaTAATGACacaattttttgttcttccttCTCTGATACTAGATCAAAGGACAATGAGCAGGAAAGATTTGTCAGAAACTAAGTGCAGTCAAGACATACAAGAAGGCTAAGATAATAGGAGGATCAAACACACATTATTGATTTAACTACCCTCGTCCAATCTCTCCACAGTTCTGTCAACCATAACTGAAAATGAAAATCAGTTTCATATCGATTTCTAtttagaacagaaaataaaggagaaaaaaatgtaaattgtaTAAGAAGTCCACAACCTAGCTACTCAAGTTATTGCATTCCTTTTCACATAATGGTTTAAAATTTATCCAtgataacttttttctttttcctatttgAAGAAGCCACAATGATACACTCATGTTCTtaatctatttttcatttttggctaGAAAAAGAATACAGACACAGCCATGTCCATAAGAGGACTACTGAAAAAAAATAGTTGCTTAAAATATTTGCACTATGACCACtctatattataatttttatacagATAATCCAGCAACAAACTCCAtgaaaaacttttattttgataagtaatgcaattcattaaaaagtgcaaagATGCGCAACTCTAGTACACAAGATGCATACAAGAGATAACCCAAAAAACTGAAGGCTACTAAGAGTTtgtgataatattttattaaccTTTTCATCAGtatattagaaataaataaataggggctacatacatacatacacacacaaaacacaacaaaagTTTGACCAGAAAATTGGCGACCTATGAAGAGGAATGCTTACTTGGGCTGATGAATGGCACATATTACCAAGCAGCTCTTGCAGAAGTTTATTATGGAGCTGTAACTCTGCTGCTGGCATTTTCGGTGGGGATATTTCTATAAGTGCAGCTGATAGAAAAGCATAGCGCTTGGCTACCATGGTGGTAGTTGCTGTTGCAGGTAATGGATCAGCCAAACAATCTAGAATTTGTTGCCTCAGAAGAGGAACTCTTGTTCCATATTTTCCTTTTCCAGTAACTGCATAACGTATACAAGCTGCCCACTCAGGTACTGATTCCACTGATTGTGCTGAAATGATTTTCTGCAACTGGACCATCAACCAGCTGTCCCATGCTCCTAAAAGACCATTGACATCCGAATGCAACACCCCAGCCAGTGCTTCAGCAGCAACACACTGCTTAGACCTCTCCTTGGCATTTGCAAACTCCTCCAATGAACTTTTAAGTGCGACTAAAACAGGCATGCCACATTCTTGTATTAACCGCTTAAAAATCCGGGCAAAACTTGAGTAGAAGGTATCACTTCCTAATAAAGAAATCCAACTAGGAGTCCGTGGCCATGACGCAGAAAagtcaaaataaaaaagggtgaTTGATTTATCTGCTAGGCTCTGAAAAGATGAATTTCCATGATTTCCTCTGGAAGATGTGCTCTCAGAATCAGTGATTATGTGAACATGGGAAAGACAATTCAATGACTCATTAAAGAAACCCTCTTCCtgaaaaattttagttaaagcTCCTTCAATGGATGATTTTGTACTTTCCTGTAAGTCCCCGGAAGCAGAAGAGCCAGACTGATCCTCAGCTGACAGTTTATAAGGTGAATCCCTTAGCAGCATATTTAGGGCTGAAATTGCCAGTATTCTTGTCTGAGGTAGTTGACTTTTCAAATTCTTCAAGAAGTGACCTGTAAGGGTTTTAACATGAAacatttttaaaagtttaaaatgagaTATTTGCACTCAAATAATTGCAGGCTGTGATTGAGAAGAAAAGAGTCAATCCCTGACTCAGCAAGGAAAATGAACTGACCAGCAGTTTCACTCAATATCTTCGGAGAGGCATTTGGGTCATTCCTAGATGCCATAGCCAACAGGAGCATAACTCTGTTAGCCATTAGATTATACCTGACAAGAAAACAATTAAGCCTATATCatcaatttttacaaaatttaccCTATATCTAGAACAGCCATCAAACTCTAAGCGAGTAAAATTTCTATGAAACTCAACCACCCAGATATCATTTACATTAATTGATTAGAGTTCACACAGCAAACCACAACAGATCATAAAAGGGAATAGACTTAACCAACTTTAGCTCATATaaagaaacttgaaaaaaatttcCAGATAATCAGATATTTACCGCCAATGCAAACCATTGGAATCAAAACTCATAGAACCAATTTGAGAAACCAAATCTTCAAAATCTGGTCCGTCCACATCATTGTTTGATGTCCTGAAAATGCTTCTAGATACTCCAGCAAAGTAGATGTTGTATTTGACAAATAACTGTTGGGCACATAGATAATGTTAAAAAACAGAATCCACAACCACATACTCCAAATTTTCTGATGGGGTATTTTACCTCATTGATTGCTTTTTGAGCTTTCAGTGATTCATGATGTGAGCTTTTAAGTAGAAGTAAAGGAAGGTCAGACACAGTTCGTATGAAATTTTTTCACCATTTAACAAtctaaaaccaaaagaaatgtAGATTTACCTGGAGAGAATCCCAAGGATAAATGAAGAGAACGACTTTGGATCctgtaaataaaagaaaatatatcagaaaaagtcatttcttaaaattattttgagcaCGTGGTCCTGAATGACTACCGTTGTCAAATGCTTGAGAATTGTTTGTGAGGTAAGGACTGCACAGGAACCTAGCACTGCACATTCTGGAGAGTCAGGGTTCCGTAAATTCTCAGCCAGAGAGATAACACACTTTGAAATCATAGATGGCCATCTCTTTATCATCTTCAGTAGAGATTTTCCAGCAAGCCTggaaaacatgttaaaatattaaatcagatatcataaaacacaatctcaaaaGCTCAGAAAATCAACTGCTGTCACAATCACAATGTAATAATAAATACATGCATACAATCATATAGATATGGATATAAAATAAGACATCAATGACAGAGAGATACCCTAAGAATTCAACCCAACAACAACCGCGACGGACCATTCACAATTTTTAACCAAATcccccccccacccaaaaaaagaaacaagctCTTTCTATCCGTTTCTATTTCTTCCCCAAGTTGTCCTCGTCCAAAATACTTACGTTAGATCTTTCTACAATGTTCATAAATACTTACGTTAGATCTTTCTACAATGTTCCCCATGAGAGTACACATGAGAGTGgcattttttgtttggttggctGCTCTAGGAAAGATCCTCACCATGGGCAGTCTTCAGAGTTCAgcagtgtggaagatggttctaTCCTGCTTAATGTGGTGCCTTCGagggaaaataaattataaaagtttTGAAGACTATGAGAAGACAATGGTGGAGCCAAAGTTTTTCTTCCTCAATACTCTTTTCCACTGGACAGTTGCTCGACTTTGTTGATTTGCCTAATCATCATGATTTTCTaaattctctttccttttctggATAGGTGTATCTCTtttatacttcatgtgtacttagAATGCTCCTTTAATGATATTACGATTACGATTActaacagaaaataataattttttgacagCTGTGTTTTATATCGTAGTTTAACATGAATGTCGAAGTAACTCGTTGGatgaagaaacaaaacaaatggtGAACACATACACCGCTTGCCAGGAAATCAAAGGTTTTGACCAATAGTTTTAGGCATATGTTCCCACGTAAATTGAAAGTACATGGGCATACCAGATTCTAAGATGTACTGAAAAACATACAGCATAATAAGTCCAAGTTCGTCAATAttcaataaaattcaaactttcacTAAAACTGCCAGGCTCATAAAATATTGTATCTATCAGGATGCTGCCATCAATTTATTGTATCTATGGTCattgttttaatatatttgaaaCATTATTTGGAAGTAACTACAAAAGACTTCATCTTATGTACATCTACACGTGGGTTGTAGGCAGTGTCTTGTAACAAGTTTCATTGCCTTTGTTGATATTGCTTCTAGAACAATGCTGTAACCTTTCCTTTTCATGATTATtattgatcaaaatccaatgtAGGAGTCTAAATTATCCTATTTAAATGGATAACTAGAAGCAAAATGTGCATTATGTCTGCAACAACAGTCGCATTGCATtcaaaatagataataagattTAGAAGATCTTTGTCATATAAGAGGTCAAAGAAGACAGTGGACTCACACGCGAACAGTTTCATAACTATGCAAAGATAGATTGAGAAGATCATCCATCAAAAGAATCAGATGGTCTGATGGATGGAAATTCCCACTCGTACGGAATAGATGGTACGTTGATTGTGAGGATCTCCATGTACTGTGCATGTACGCCTTGTCAATAAGCGCCCACCTTGGCCTGAAATGGAAGATCAAGGTTATGAATGCTCAGCTATTCATGCATATCTCATTGATAAACGAGTATCCAATGATGAAAGCCTTCACCTTCTCTTTCCCTTAGAATGAGATGACACAATAAAATTAATCGGAGGTTCAATTATTGAAGCAGATTCCAACTTCCAAGCCTGCCTGTGATTTGACCACTCATCATATTCCAAACTTCCTGNNNNNNNNNNNNNNNNNNNNNNNNNNNNNNNNNNNNNNNNNNNNNNNNNNNNNNNNNNNNNNNNNNNNNNNNNNNNNNNNNNNNNNNNNNNNNNNNNNNNGTGTAAGTCCTCTCCCTCGAAGGGATCTTCATACCTCATTGACAGTTCAGGTCCTCAATAACTCGCTTGCACGGTCCTAAGAAAATTGTCGTCAAGGCTGTGTAAGTCCTCTCCGTCGAAGGCATCTAAAGACCTCGTCAGTTAGGCACCTACTGCCACTCGAGGCAATATAAGGCCTCCCTCACTCGAAGGCATCTTAAGACCTCATCGACAGTCCTAATCATTGCTGCTGAGGCAATGAAAATCCTCTCCCTTGGAAGCATCTTAACACCTTGTCAGTTAGGCACCTACTACCCCTCAGGGCAGTATAAGCCATGCCTCCGTCAGAAGCATATAGTGACCTCATCAGCAAACCGTATCCTCAGTGATTCCGGGCAAGGTTCATTGGCAAGaagtgaaatggatactccgTTATTTACGAGGCACTACAGATGTTGGTTTAGTCTATGATAGAGGCAGTGGTATCAGTTCCAGTGTCACTGGTTATGTTGATTCAGATTATGTtggtgatttggataaaagaagatctctgacaggttttgttttcactctctCAAGGTGTGCCATTCGTTGGAAGGCGACTTTACAGTCGACGGTTGCTTTGTCCATTACGGAGGCAAGTATATGGTAGTAGCAAAGGTAGTGAAAGAAGCAATTTGGCTCAGAGGTTTGGTTAGTGATCTAGGTTTGCAGCAGGATGAGACtgttgtattttgtgatagCTAGAGCGCaatacatttgaccaaaaatcaaatgtatcatgagaggaccaaacacattgatgtcagatatcattttcttcgggAGGTCATGACACAAGGTGATatcatagtgaagaaaattgctATGGCGGAAAATTCAGCAGACATGTTGACTAAGCCACTTCCAAATCTCAAGTTCCAGCATTGCTTGGGCTTGATTGGTGTTTGTAGTTTGTAATTACCCTTGggggtgttggaggagacgtcttgaggaaatttatgttgaagacttgatgaaattcaagtcaaggtggagatttgtcAGAAGAAGTGACTTGCATTTCTTCATCAACCTTACCGTGGGCCCCAAACCATTATGGTTACTTTTACATCccatattttttgacttaagtttctctctcacacgtccATTTTGTCTCTCCATTCAttaagcttcttctagaagctttgacaAAAAGGCTTTGTTGTCTCCTATTGAAGCCATTCGGTCGTTAAGGAAAGGAAGGCAGCAACTTTAGTTGAAAGAGAGAACGAAGAAAAACTGAAGTtgtcgagagagagagagagagagacttgtgttGCAGAGAGAAGAACAgatacaccatttttcttcagTTTGATCTCACGTTTGGAGTACTGaaaagcttagagaattttagagaatattttctcttttgagtgagattggggtgCATTAGgacttttgggtttgagtggttttgtttgtactactctttgtactccactcttttgttagtgaatttctcctggatcgtTTCCGCCAgtagatgtaggcttgttaagccgaaccacataaattttggtgccttgtgtggttgtgttatttttctattctgtacttttctacttctttggtgatcttggatTTTCGTTTGTAACAACACCTACTACCCCTAAAGGCGGTATAAGCCCTGCCTCCCTCGGAGGCATCTTAGGACCTCATCGATAGTCCAAATACTCGATAATTCGCTCCGACTATCACGAAGACCTTCTGATCGAGACAGTGTAAGTCCTCCCCCTCGAAAGGATCTTCATACCTCATCGACAATTCAGATCCTCAATAACTCATATTCACAGTCCCAAGAACCTTGCCATCAAGGCTGTGTAAGTCCTCTCCGTCGAAGGCATCTTAAGAC
This window encodes:
- the LOC132177971 gene encoding proteasome activator subunit 4-like, giving the protein MPNRQGVKMLQRERIFTASAAMIRTADEVLRYLRNRLGSLEYDEWSNHRQAWKLESASIIEPPINFIVSSHSKGKRRPRWALIDKAYMHSTWRSSQSTYHLFRTSGNFHPSDHLILLMDDLLNLSLHSYETVRVLAGKSLLKMIKRWPSMISKCVISLAENLRNPDSPECAVLGSCAVLTSQTILKHLTTDPKSFSSFILGILSSSHHESLKAQKAINELFVKYNIYFAGVSRSIFRTSNNDVDGPDFEDLVSQIGSMSFDSNGLHWRYNLMANRVMLLLAMASRNDPNASPKILSETAGHFLKNLKSQLPQTRILAISALNMLLRDSPYKLSAEDQSGSSASGDLQESTKSSIEGALTKIFQEEGFFNESLNCLSHVHIITDSESTSSRGNHGNSSFQSLADKSITLFYFDFSASWPRTPSWISLLGSDTFYSSFARIFKRLIQECGMPVLVALKSSLEEFANAKERSKQCVAAEALAGVLHSDVNGLLGAWDSWLMVQLQKIISAQSVESVPEWAACIRYAVTGKGKYGTRVPLLRQQILDCLADPLPATATTTMVAKRYAFLSAALIEISPPKMPAAELQLHNKLLQELLGNMCHSSAQVREAIGVTLSVLCSNIRLYASSDLDHSHEGGNSNVNYQLKEGSWVQFLIERASELVMNIQNTSQSDNSEIPTDVRDQNGHLNGDSKDDVKWMETLFHFIISSLKSGRSSCLLDVIVGLLYPVISLQETSNKDLSTLAKVAFELLKWRIFWDPHLQEAVAVILSSANDSNWRTRSATLTYLRTFMYRHTFILSRVEKDKIWSTVEKLLIDNQVEVREHAAAVLAGLMKGGDEDLARDFRDRAYLKANDLQRKRKRRLVFMFLKSYNCLSNVPSQCGDNIHENSSACFIYLEIRGQIKANIWYYEEGDQCKPGSLMP